A portion of the Rhinolophus sinicus isolate RSC01 linkage group LG16, ASM3656204v1, whole genome shotgun sequence genome contains these proteins:
- the FZD10 gene encoding frizzled-10, producing MQRPGPRLWLVLQVMGSCAAISSMDMERPGDGKCQPIEIPMCKDIGYNTTRMPNLMGHENQREAAIQLHEFAPLVEYGCHGHLRFFLCSLYAPMCTEQVSTPIPACRVMCEQARLKCSPIMEQFNFKWPDSLDCSKLPNKNDPNYLCMEAPNNGSDEPARGSGIFPPLFRPQRPPGAQDHPLKDGGPGRAGCANPGKFHHVEKSASCAPLCTPGVDVYWSRDDKRFAVVWLAVWSVLCFFSSAFTVLTFLIDPDRFRYPERPIIFLSMCYCVSSLGYIIRLFAGAESIACDRDSGQLYVIQEGLESTGCTLVFLVLYYFGMASSLWWVILTLTWFLAAGKKWGHEAIEANSSYFHLAAWAIPAVKTILILVMRRVAGDELTGVCYVGSMDVTALTGFVLIPLACYLILGTSFILSGFVALFHIRRVMKTGGENTDKLEKLMVRIGVFSVLYTVPATCVIACYFYERLNMDQWKLLATQHKCRMNNQTKSLDCVMATSIPAVEIFLLKLFMLLVVGITSGMWIWTNKTLQSWQSVCSRRFKKKSRRKPASVLTHSGIYKKAQHPPKTYLGKYEISAQPPTCV from the coding sequence ATGCAGCGCCCGGGCCCCCGCCTGTGGCTGGTCCTGCAGGTGATGGGGTCGTGCGCCGCCATCAGCTCCATGGACATGGAGCGTCCGGGCGACGGCAAGTGCCAGCCCATCGAGATCCCGATGTGCAAGGACATCGGCTACAACACGACCCGGATGCCCAACCTGATGGGCCACGAGAACCAGCGCGAGGCCGCCATCCAGCTGCACGAGTTCGCGCCGCTGGTGGAGTACGGCTGCCACGGCCACCTCCGCTTCTTCCTCTGCTCGCTGTACGCGCCCATGTGCACCGAGCAGGtctccacccccatccccgcCTGCCGGGTCATGTGCGAGCAGGCCCGGCTCAAGTGCTCCCCGATCATGGAGCAGTTCAATTTCAAGTGGCCCGACTCGCTGGACTGCAGCAAACTCCCCAACAAGAACGACCCCAACTACCTGTGCATGGAGGCGCCCAACAACGGCTCGGACGAGCCGGCCCGCGGCTCCGGCATTTTCCCGCCGCTCTTCCGGCCGCAGCGGCCCCCGGGCGCGCAGGACCACCCGCTGAAGGATGGGGGCCCGGGGCGCGCCGGCTGCGCCAACCCGGGCAAGTTCCACCACGTGGAGAAGAGCGCGTCGTGCGCGCCGCTGTGTACGCCCGGCGTGGACGTGTACTGGAGCCGCGACGACAAGCGCTTCGCGGTGGTCTGGCTGGCGGTGTGGTCCGTGCTCTGCTTCTTCTCCAGCGCCTTCACCGTCCTCACCTTCCTCATCGACCCCGACCGCTTCCGCTACCCCGAGCGCCCCATCATTTTCCTCTCCATGTGCTACTGCGTGTCCTCGCTGGGCTACATCATCCGCCTGTTCGCCGGCGCCGAGAGCATCGCCTGCGACCGGGACAGCGGGCAGCTGTACGTCATCCAGGAGGGCCTGGAGAGCACCGGCTGCACGCTCGTCTTCCTGGTCCTCTACTACTTCGGCATGGCCAGCTCGCTCTGGTGGGTGATTCTCACGCTCACCTGGTTCCTGGCTGCGGGCAAGAAGTGGGGCCACGAGGCCATCGAGGCCAACAGCAGCTACTTCCACCTGGCGGCCTGGGCCATCCCCGCCGTGAAGACCATCCTGATCCTGGTCATGCGCAGGGTGGCGGGGGACGAGCTCACCGGCGTCTGCTACGTGGGCAGCATGGACGTGACCGCGCTCACCGGCTTCGTGCTCATCCCGCTGGCCTGTTACCTCATCCTCGGCACTTCCTTTATCCTCTCGGGCTTCGTGGCCCTTTTCCACATCCGGAGGGTGATGAAGACAGGCGGGGAGAACACGGACAAACTGGAGAAGCTCATGGTGAGAATCGGGGTGTTCTCCGTGCTGTACACCGTGCCCGCCACCTGCGTGATCGCCTGCTACTTTTACGAGCGCCTCAACATGGACCAGTGGAAGCTGCTGGCCACGCAGCACAAGTGCAGAATGAACAACCAGACCAAGAGCCTGGACTGCGTCATGGCCACGTCCATCCCTGCCGTGGAGATCTTCCTGCTGAAGCTTTTCATGCTGCTGGTGGTGGGTATCACCAGTGGCATGTGGATCTGGACCAACAAGACGCTGCAGTCCTGGCAGAGTGTGTGCAGCCGCCGCTTCAAgaaaaagagcaggagaaaaccGGCCAGCGTGCTCACCCACAGTGGGATTTACAAAAAAGCCCAGCATCCCCCCAAAACTTACCTGGGCAAATATGAAATCTCTGCCCAGCCTCCCACCTGTGTGTGA